The following proteins are co-located in the Desulfovibrio legallii genome:
- a CDS encoding ComEC/Rec2 family competence protein: protein MRHPPLQAPLLWQTFLAFWVAGLLAAVWPWPALCCLLVLVVADARLWRPTRLATGMFLLLAGFCVAHVQLYGSFRPLTHSYTAASPSWLAAGQTPRLCGRVRDVQGLPDKRLRLLLADVRSIDTATSSPASAASAPLSDLTAWTWEEPSFAPLPGQTVCLSRRPLPVRGFINPGLTDWGLWWAAQGVRWRLWSRGTGHNPELLGEPTLSARWRENLRQDFCTALGLPDGARRTQAALSSNGRPQGRGPSTPFNPDSRDADAAVPQGKAILLALLFGDRRYLTQDTLDNFSAATLTHSLALSGQHLAVAGLVGLLCVLAAARLRPGLYLRQPRAVLTLLASLPPALAYLWLGNAPPSLLRAAVMLLALAFWLLRGRVCTTLDALCAALLCITLAAPLSVFDTGLQLSVLCVAAIGMGLPWLRVLLPKRPAPHKSPGQWSLFRRAVRPLAQIFLVSLGIQVALLPLNILLFGNAGQWFALNVFWLPVADLLVLPAAVAGLGLAALGAVDAAGLVLYLATLPCTVLADGLDWLASAGLLRNPTLLRPHWTALPAFAALLTALAYKAGRPSFSPAARRLLALGAVLLCAGPLLRLQARTTPDVTLQVLDVGQGEALVLRLPGHVRLLLDGGGGFSPRFDPGKALVAPALTTNDAPRLAAVCNSHPDLDHMGGLIHVLQALDVPLLLDNGQDNKGARGALWRAARLAHQARALADGDVLLLGDPALDLRLEILHPPRPAAGTAGTTKKAALADESDTAFQSGNNASVVARLTCRGQGLALFTGDAEKPVLRRLLRAGRDLRAAVLVAPHHGSDNSFLAAFYRAVRPRLVLAACGFENRYGYPGRRLRAWLQHEAIPLLDTGRHGALTVTWPRRGPGFAPPVASAALPYAPEVSYR from the coding sequence ATGCGCCATCCTCCGCTGCAAGCCCCTCTCCTCTGGCAGACCTTTCTGGCCTTCTGGGTGGCGGGGCTGCTGGCGGCGGTCTGGCCCTGGCCTGCGCTGTGCTGCCTTTTGGTCCTTGTTGTGGCGGATGCCCGTTTGTGGCGGCCAACCCGCCTGGCCACGGGGATGTTTTTGCTGCTGGCGGGCTTTTGTGTGGCCCATGTCCAGCTGTACGGCAGCTTTCGGCCTCTGACCCACAGCTATACAGCCGCCTCGCCATCCTGGCTTGCCGCCGGGCAAACGCCCCGACTGTGCGGCCGGGTGCGGGACGTGCAGGGCCTGCCGGACAAGCGTCTGCGTCTGCTGCTGGCGGACGTGCGGTCAATCGATACGGCGACCAGTTCTCCCGCATCCGCTGCAAGCGCCCCTTTGTCCGACCTGACCGCCTGGACCTGGGAGGAGCCGAGCTTTGCCCCCTTGCCGGGGCAGACCGTCTGCCTCAGCCGACGGCCCCTGCCTGTGCGGGGTTTTATCAATCCCGGCCTGACGGACTGGGGCCTGTGGTGGGCGGCCCAGGGCGTGCGTTGGCGACTGTGGAGCCGGGGGACGGGCCACAACCCGGAACTGCTTGGCGAACCCACGCTTTCAGCCCGCTGGCGTGAGAATCTGCGTCAGGACTTTTGCACGGCGCTGGGCCTGCCCGACGGCGCGCGCCGTACGCAGGCGGCACTTTCGTCCAATGGCCGCCCGCAGGGGCGCGGCCCCTCTACACCGTTCAATCCTGACAGCCGTGACGCCGACGCCGCCGTTCCGCAGGGCAAGGCCATCCTGCTGGCGCTGCTGTTCGGCGACCGCCGCTATCTCACGCAGGATACCCTGGACAATTTTTCCGCCGCCACCCTGACCCACAGCCTGGCCCTTTCTGGCCAGCATCTGGCCGTGGCCGGTCTGGTGGGGCTGCTCTGCGTGCTGGCGGCGGCCCGCCTGCGTCCTGGCCTGTACTTACGCCAGCCGCGCGCCGTACTGACCTTGCTGGCCAGCCTGCCGCCGGCACTGGCCTATCTGTGGCTGGGCAATGCGCCGCCTTCTCTGCTGCGGGCGGCGGTCATGCTCCTGGCCCTGGCCTTCTGGCTGCTGCGCGGGCGCGTCTGCACAACGCTGGACGCCCTCTGCGCCGCCCTGCTCTGCATTACTCTGGCTGCGCCTCTGAGCGTCTTTGATACGGGCCTGCAGCTTTCCGTGCTCTGTGTGGCCGCCATAGGCATGGGCTTGCCCTGGCTGCGCGTCCTGCTGCCGAAAAGGCCCGCACCCCACAAATCCCCAGGGCAGTGGAGCCTTTTTCGGCGGGCAGTGCGGCCGCTGGCGCAGATTTTTCTTGTTTCTCTGGGCATACAGGTAGCCTTGCTGCCCCTCAACATCCTGCTCTTCGGCAATGCGGGCCAGTGGTTCGCCCTCAACGTGTTCTGGCTGCCCGTGGCGGATCTGCTGGTCTTGCCCGCCGCCGTGGCGGGCCTGGGGCTGGCCGCCCTGGGGGCCGTGGACGCCGCCGGTCTGGTGCTGTACCTGGCAACCCTGCCCTGCACTGTTCTGGCGGACGGTCTGGACTGGCTTGCCAGTGCCGGGCTGCTGCGTAATCCGACACTGCTGCGCCCCCATTGGACAGCCCTCCCCGCCTTTGCCGCCCTGCTCACGGCCCTGGCCTACAAGGCCGGACGCCCATCGTTTTCTCCGGCAGCGCGTCGCCTGCTGGCGCTGGGGGCGGTTCTGCTCTGTGCAGGACCGCTGCTGCGGCTGCAGGCCCGCACGACGCCGGACGTGACACTGCAGGTGCTGGACGTGGGCCAGGGTGAGGCGCTGGTCCTACGCCTGCCCGGACACGTGCGCCTGCTTCTGGACGGCGGGGGCGGCTTTTCCCCCCGATTTGACCCCGGCAAGGCTTTGGTCGCGCCGGCTTTGACAACCAACGATGCGCCGCGTCTGGCGGCCGTGTGCAACAGCCACCCCGATCTGGACCACATGGGCGGCCTTATCCACGTGCTGCAGGCGCTGGACGTGCCCTTGCTGCTGGACAACGGCCAGGACAACAAAGGGGCGCGCGGCGCGCTCTGGCGCGCTGCCAGGCTGGCCCACCAGGCCCGCGCTCTGGCCGACGGCGACGTACTGCTGCTGGGCGACCCCGCCCTGGACCTGCGGCTGGAAATCCTGCACCCGCCGCGCCCGGCTGCCGGCACGGCGGGCACAACAAAAAAAGCAGCGCTGGCTGACGAAAGCGACACCGCTTTTCAGAGCGGCAATAACGCTTCGGTGGTGGCCCGGCTCACCTGCCGGGGACAAGGTCTGGCCCTGTTTACGGGCGATGCGGAAAAACCCGTGCTGCGCCGACTGCTGCGCGCGGGCCGGGACCTGCGGGCAGCGGTGCTCGTGGCCCCGCACCACGGATCAGACAACAGCTTTCTGGCTGCGTTCTATCGGGCGGTGCGGCCCCGGCTGGTGCTGGCCGCTTGCGGCTTTGAAAATCGCTACGGCTATCCGGGACGGCGGCTGCGCGCCTGGCTGCAGCATGAAGCAATTCCCTTGCTGGACACAGGCCGCCACGGCGCCCTTACCGTTACCTGGCCCCGGCGGGGCCCAGGATTCGCGCCGCCTGTGGCAAGCGCCGCCCTGCCCTACGCCCCAGAAGTGTCGTACCGCTAA
- a CDS encoding competence/damage-inducible protein A, producing MRAEIISVGTELLLGHTVNADAAHVARELSALGVDLLQVQTLGDNGPRLEAALREALGRAEVVITTGGLGPTDDDLTKETVARVANVPLEEDADSLARLREYFGSRPMSSNQRKQALLPLGATAFPNAVGTAPGCAVPVGAKGWVLMLPGPPSELLPMLRQSVVPFLADKGGAVIASFMVRSFGLGEGAAALRIAELTDKANPTAATYAGDCEMFVRVTAKAPDVDAARALALPVVEEVRRRLGSVVYGVNVESLEAVVVAELIRQGKTVATAESCTGGLLAKRITDRPGASQIFGYGLVTYANAAKMRLLGVPEDMLRVHGAVSPEVARCMAQQARREYGADFGLGITGVAGPDGGTPAKPAGLVYVALSDAQHVWLRVMRPQGRYLGRERTRRLASSHALDMLRRCLAGLPVEDDWALENNGTAIG from the coding sequence ATGCGGGCGGAAATCATCTCTGTGGGCACGGAACTTCTTTTGGGACACACCGTCAATGCGGATGCGGCCCATGTGGCGCGCGAACTTTCCGCTCTGGGCGTGGACCTTTTGCAGGTGCAGACCCTGGGCGACAACGGCCCGCGCCTGGAGGCCGCCCTGCGCGAGGCCCTGGGCCGCGCCGAGGTGGTGATCACTACCGGCGGGCTGGGCCCCACGGACGACGATCTGACCAAGGAAACCGTGGCCCGCGTGGCGAATGTGCCGTTGGAGGAAGACGCCGACAGCCTGGCCCGTCTGCGGGAGTATTTCGGCAGCCGTCCCATGTCGTCCAACCAGCGTAAACAGGCCCTGCTGCCGCTCGGGGCCACGGCCTTTCCCAATGCCGTGGGCACGGCCCCCGGCTGCGCCGTGCCCGTAGGGGCGAAAGGCTGGGTGCTCATGCTGCCCGGCCCGCCGTCAGAACTGCTGCCCATGCTGCGGCAGAGCGTAGTGCCCTTCCTGGCCGACAAGGGCGGGGCGGTCATCGCTTCTTTCATGGTGCGCAGCTTTGGCCTGGGCGAGGGCGCTGCGGCCCTGCGCATCGCCGAACTTACGGACAAGGCCAACCCCACGGCGGCCACCTACGCCGGCGACTGTGAAATGTTTGTGCGGGTGACGGCCAAGGCTCCCGATGTTGACGCCGCCCGCGCCCTGGCGCTGCCGGTGGTGGAAGAAGTGCGCCGCCGACTGGGCTCCGTGGTCTATGGGGTGAATGTGGAAAGTCTGGAGGCCGTGGTGGTGGCGGAGCTGATCCGTCAGGGCAAAACTGTGGCCACGGCCGAATCCTGCACCGGCGGCCTGCTGGCCAAGAGGATTACGGACCGGCCGGGGGCCTCACAGATTTTTGGCTATGGACTGGTGACCTATGCCAATGCGGCCAAGATGCGCTTGCTGGGCGTGCCCGAGGACATGCTCCGCGTCCATGGGGCCGTCAGCCCGGAAGTGGCCCGCTGCATGGCGCAGCAAGCGCGCCGCGAGTACGGTGCGGATTTCGGCCTGGGCATCACCGGAGTGGCCGGTCCGGACGGTGGCACGCCCGCCAAGCCCGCGGGGCTTGTCTATGTGGCCCTGAGCGACGCGCAGCACGTCTGGTTGCGCGTTATGCGCCCCCAAGGGCGCTACCTGGGGCGGGAACGCACCCGGCGGCTGGCCTCCAGCCACGCGCTGGACATGCTGCGCCGCTGCCTGGCAGGCCTTCCCGTAGAAGACGACTGGGCTCTGGAAAACAACGGCACGGCCATCGGGTAA
- a CDS encoding O-acetylhomoserine aminocarboxypropyltransferase/cysteine synthase family protein — protein sequence MPTPQWHFETLQVHAGQEQPDPATGARAVPVYQTTSYVFDDCDQAEARFNLTQEGNIYSRLTNPTVEAFERRVAALEGGVAALATASGAAAVSYALQNLTKAGDHLVAARTIYGGTYSLLAHTLPAWGIATSFADPDRPATFVQALRPNTKAIFVESMGNPHSNIPDLEGLAELAHTHGIPLVVDNTFATPWLLRPLEHGADIVVHSATKFLGGHGVALGGVIVDGGRFDWQASGRFPQFCAPDPAYHGLSFCKAAGAAAFAVRARAILLRDLGACLAPLHAFLLLQGLETLSLRVDRHVENALAVVDFLAGHPRVERVNHPSLPGSPSYNLYHRYFPKGGGSIFTFEVKGDAAAARACIDRLRVFSLLANVADAKSLVIHPASTTHAQMTAAEQAEAGILPNTIRLSIGIEHKDDLLADLDQALRGV from the coding sequence ATGCCTACCCCCCAGTGGCATTTTGAGACCCTGCAGGTGCACGCCGGGCAGGAGCAGCCCGACCCGGCCACGGGTGCGCGAGCCGTGCCCGTCTATCAGACCACATCCTATGTCTTTGACGATTGCGACCAGGCCGAAGCCCGCTTTAACCTGACGCAAGAAGGCAATATCTACAGCCGGCTGACCAACCCCACGGTGGAGGCTTTTGAGCGGCGCGTGGCGGCCCTGGAGGGTGGCGTGGCCGCCCTGGCCACGGCCAGCGGCGCGGCGGCCGTGAGCTACGCCCTGCAGAATCTGACCAAAGCCGGGGACCACCTGGTGGCCGCCAGGACAATCTACGGCGGCACCTATAGCCTGCTGGCCCACACGCTGCCCGCCTGGGGCATCGCCACCAGCTTTGCAGACCCGGACAGGCCCGCGACCTTTGTCCAGGCCTTGCGCCCCAATACTAAGGCCATTTTTGTGGAAAGTATGGGCAACCCCCACAGCAACATTCCGGACCTGGAAGGCCTGGCCGAGCTGGCCCACACGCACGGCATCCCGCTGGTGGTGGACAATACTTTTGCCACGCCCTGGCTGTTGCGTCCTCTGGAACACGGGGCAGACATTGTGGTCCATTCGGCCACCAAATTCCTTGGAGGGCACGGCGTGGCGCTGGGCGGCGTCATTGTAGACGGCGGGCGCTTTGACTGGCAGGCTTCGGGGCGCTTTCCCCAGTTTTGCGCGCCAGACCCGGCCTACCATGGTCTGAGTTTCTGCAAGGCCGCCGGAGCGGCCGCCTTTGCCGTGCGGGCCAGGGCCATTTTGCTGCGCGATCTGGGCGCCTGTCTTGCGCCCCTGCACGCCTTTTTACTCCTGCAGGGGCTGGAAACCTTGTCTCTGCGGGTGGACCGGCATGTGGAAAACGCTCTGGCCGTGGTGGATTTTCTGGCCGGACATCCCCGCGTGGAGCGCGTCAACCATCCATCCTTGCCGGGAAGCCCCAGCTACAATCTGTACCATCGCTATTTTCCTAAAGGGGGCGGCTCCATCTTCACTTTTGAGGTCAAGGGCGACGCTGCCGCAGCCCGCGCCTGCATTGATCGTCTGCGCGTCTTCTCCCTGCTGGCCAACGTGGCCGATGCCAAATCCTTAGTCATCCACCCGGCTTCCACCACCCATGCGCAGATGACGGCGGCGGAGCAGGCAGAGGCAGGCATCCTGCCCAATACGATACGGCTTTCCATCGGCATTGAGCACAAGGACGATTTGCTGGCGGATCTGGACCAGGCCCTGCGCGGCGTATAG
- a CDS encoding symporter has protein sequence MNLQDGIMVTASLASMAAGVALPGLAGPLAAMPRAMLIFMLYMSFLAVGLEDLHMQLRTMKGPLCRLTVYRLVLLAFVCFAVFRICMPQFALGALLLGAAPVGVMAAVFSLMLGGNTALILVGNIATSLLLPLTLPLTLSFTDAALRLLGLTPLAMPEHLHLGRMSFSLALTILLPFAAAHLTRVHLHRVRSFLLQAQFPLLTGAVVISNCAIFSSYSGLLRQSPMLMVQALLAACLLCLVMTLIALPLTRGMSKELKLAFLISCGVINNVLLMIVCIEFFSATEALMAAAYLVPLYILLFYYRLYSGKAAQS, from the coding sequence ATGAATCTTCAGGACGGCATCATGGTCACGGCCTCCCTGGCCTCCATGGCCGCCGGCGTGGCCCTGCCCGGTCTGGCCGGCCCCCTGGCCGCCATGCCGCGCGCCATGCTCATCTTCATGCTCTACATGAGCTTTTTGGCCGTGGGGCTGGAAGACCTGCACATGCAGCTGCGTACTATGAAAGGCCCGCTCTGCCGCCTCACTGTCTACCGGCTGGTCCTGCTGGCCTTCGTCTGTTTTGCCGTATTTCGGATCTGCATGCCGCAGTTCGCTTTGGGCGCGCTGCTGCTGGGGGCCGCGCCCGTGGGTGTCATGGCGGCAGTCTTTTCGCTGATGCTGGGCGGCAATACGGCTCTTATTCTGGTGGGCAACATTGCCACATCCCTGCTTCTGCCCCTGACCCTGCCGCTGACTCTGTCCTTTACAGACGCGGCTTTGCGGCTGCTCGGCCTTACCCCATTGGCCATGCCGGAGCACCTCCATCTGGGGCGGATGAGCTTTTCTCTGGCTCTGACCATTCTTCTGCCCTTTGCCGCCGCCCACCTCACCCGCGTGCACCTGCACCGCGTGCGCTCCTTCCTTTTGCAGGCGCAGTTCCCCCTGCTTACCGGGGCCGTGGTCATTTCCAACTGCGCCATTTTCAGCAGCTACAGCGGCTTGTTGCGGCAATCCCCGATGCTGATGGTCCAGGCCCTGCTGGCGGCCTGCCTGCTTTGTCTGGTCATGACGCTGATCGCCCTGCCCCTGACGCGCGGCATGTCCAAAGAGCTCAAACTGGCCTTTCTCATTTCCTGCGGCGTCATCAACAACGTGTTGCTGATGATCGTCTGTATAGAATTTTTCAGCGCCACAGAGGCCCTGATGGCCGCAGCCTATCTGGTTCCGCTGTATATTCTGCTATTTTACTACCGCCTGTACAGTGGAAAGGCTGCACAGAGCTGA
- a CDS encoding MFS transporter: MLQALFNLPRNVWLLGFISLVNDSASEMLYPLVPLYLTSVLGAGSRALGLMEGIAEATASLLKLFSGLLVDKTGKTKPWIVFGYGIAGFGRPLIALATNWLWVLAVRFADRVGKGLRTSPRDTLLAACTETGHRGLAFGLHRAMDNAGAVIGPLAAWGLLAYGLPLRQIFCWALVPAIICLGLSLGLREPKAATQQVAAPGFNWKLQGLPPAFKKYLFVAALFTMGNSSNMFLLLRASDLGVQAAYIPLLWTTVSATAMIFSIPLTALSDRLGRTAILTCGYIAYGLFYVGMSLVGHSLPALFALFAFYGLFLGATEGVEKALVADLAPQGMRGAAFGWFNLTVGFFLLPASVIFGAIYAATTPAWAFLFSAGCSFAAALLLVCLVRPTARSGSRA, encoded by the coding sequence ATGCTGCAGGCCCTGTTTAATCTTCCGCGCAATGTCTGGCTGCTGGGTTTTATCAGTCTTGTCAACGACAGCGCCAGCGAAATGCTCTATCCGCTTGTCCCCCTTTATCTTACGTCCGTACTAGGCGCGGGATCACGCGCACTGGGACTGATGGAAGGCATAGCCGAGGCCACCGCAAGCCTGCTGAAACTTTTTTCCGGCCTTCTGGTCGACAAAACCGGCAAGACAAAACCCTGGATCGTGTTCGGCTATGGAATTGCCGGGTTTGGCCGGCCGCTTATCGCCCTTGCCACTAACTGGCTGTGGGTTTTGGCCGTACGCTTTGCCGACCGCGTGGGAAAAGGGCTGCGGACTTCGCCCAGAGATACGCTGCTGGCCGCCTGTACCGAAACCGGGCACAGAGGCTTGGCCTTTGGCCTGCATCGGGCCATGGACAACGCGGGGGCAGTTATCGGCCCTTTGGCGGCCTGGGGGCTGCTGGCGTACGGCCTGCCGTTGCGCCAGATTTTTTGCTGGGCTCTTGTTCCGGCCATCATCTGCCTTGGCCTTTCCCTGGGTCTGCGCGAACCTAAAGCAGCTACTCAACAGGTTGCTGCGCCGGGATTTAACTGGAAGCTGCAGGGCCTGCCCCCGGCGTTCAAAAAGTATCTATTTGTGGCCGCGCTTTTTACCATGGGCAATTCGTCCAATATGTTTTTGCTGTTACGAGCCAGCGACCTAGGCGTGCAGGCCGCGTATATTCCGCTGCTCTGGACGACGGTTTCCGCAACAGCCATGATTTTTTCCATACCGCTGACCGCCCTTTCCGACAGGTTGGGGCGCACGGCCATTCTTACCTGCGGCTACATCGCTTACGGACTGTTTTACGTCGGCATGAGCCTTGTGGGCCACAGCCTCCCGGCTTTGTTCGCGCTGTTTGCCTTTTACGGCCTGTTTCTTGGTGCGACCGAGGGGGTGGAAAAAGCCTTGGTGGCGGACCTTGCGCCCCAGGGCATGCGCGGCGCGGCCTTTGGCTGGTTTAATCTGACGGTGGGTTTTTTTCTGCTGCCCGCATCTGTTATTTTCGGAGCCATCTATGCTGCGACAACGCCTGCCTGGGCCTTTCTTTTTTCGGCAGGCTGTTCGTTTGCGGCGGCGCTGTTGCTGGTCTGTCTGGTGCGACCGACAGCCAGGAGCGGTTCCAGAGCGTGA
- the crcB gene encoding fluoride efflux transporter CrcB — protein MFGNLLCISAGASVGAILRWLLGLGLNAVFPPIPLGTLAANCIGGYIIGLATAVFSALPGLDPHWRLLVITGFLGGLTTFSTFTAEVGVLLQEQRLLLAAVAALLHLGGALILFFLGLGTISLVRSLGN, from the coding sequence ATGTTCGGCAATCTGTTGTGCATCAGTGCGGGGGCTTCGGTCGGGGCCATTCTGCGCTGGCTGTTGGGCTTGGGGCTCAACGCCGTGTTTCCCCCCATTCCGTTGGGCACCCTGGCGGCCAACTGCATAGGCGGCTACATCATAGGCCTGGCTACGGCGGTTTTCAGCGCCTTGCCCGGCCTGGATCCCCATTGGCGGCTGCTGGTCATCACGGGTTTTCTGGGCGGGCTCACGACTTTTTCCACCTTTACGGCGGAAGTGGGCGTGCTGCTGCAGGAGCAACGCCTGCTGCTGGCTGCCGTGGCGGCTTTACTGCATTTGGGCGGCGCATTGATCCTGTTTTTTCTGGGATTGGGCACCATAAGCCTGGTCCGCAGTCTGGGAAACTGA
- a CDS encoding DUF190 domain-containing protein → MQGYQIVFFTQQERTHGALSIAEWLLATARELGIKGATVSAAQGGYGRDGAYRAAHFFETGEQPVEVAVAVSPEHCRLLFERIRAEKLQIFYVKIPAEFGLTGAEDEAKDDRRNG, encoded by the coding sequence ATGCAGGGATATCAGATAGTGTTTTTTACCCAGCAGGAGCGTACGCACGGCGCGCTGAGCATTGCAGAATGGCTGCTGGCCACGGCCAGAGAACTGGGCATCAAGGGGGCCACTGTCAGCGCCGCACAAGGCGGCTACGGCAGGGACGGCGCGTACCGCGCCGCCCACTTTTTTGAAACCGGCGAACAACCCGTGGAAGTGGCTGTAGCTGTGAGCCCCGAACATTGCCGCCTGCTGTTTGAACGGATCAGGGCGGAAAAACTGCAGATATTTTATGTGAAGATCCCGGCGGAATTCGGCCTCACCGGCGCAGAGGACGAAGCCAAAGACGACCGCCGAAACGGATGA